The nucleotide sequence CTGCTGTATTGCGAGACGGTTGTCCGACTGTTCGACGAGGGGGCCCTTGACTACTACGACCTCGAAGATGCGTTGCGCGGCTACGTCGAGGTGACCGACCGTCGAGGCGATCGACACGCGTTTCCGCTCGTTACCGTTTCGATCGGAGTGGTGACCAACATCCACCGACCGATCACTTCGCAATGGGAGGCATCCGCGGTGGCGGTCGAGATGAAGGAGTTCGCCAAGCGTCAGATCGGATCCTCCTTCGAAATCGACCGGAGGTCGTCGTAGCGGCTATCCCGCCGCTGGCTAGCCTGTGGCCGATGGAACACATGGTTCGGGCCCTTGAACTGGCCAGCCGCCAGAGACCGCATCCCAATCCCCGGGTCGGGGCGGTAATTGTCAACGCGCAAGGCGAGGTCATTGGAGAGGGTGCCCATGTCGCCCCGGGATCCGACCACGCCGAAATCGTGGCACTCAAATCCGCCAGCGCCGATGTCGCCGGGTCGACCATCTATGTGACTCTCGAACCGTGTTCCCATCACGGACGGACCCCGCCATGTGCCGATGCACTTATAGCTGCGGGGGTTTCCAAGGTGGTCGTGGCTGCGATCGATCCGGACACGAACGTGGCCGGTAGCGGGGTTGCCCGCCTGGAGGCGGCAGGAATCGAGGTGGTCACCGGTGTGAAGGCCGACGAATCCGAAGCGATGGATCCTGGCTATTTTCACCACCGGAGGCTCGGCCGAAGCCGGATCACGTTGAAGATGGCCCTGACCCTCGATGGGAATGCCGCGGCGGCCGACGGGACGAGTCAATGGATAACCGGAGATCTGGCCCGGCAGGACTCCCACCGGCTACGGGCTGAATCCGATGCGGTCCTGGTGGGCTCTGGCACGGTGATTGCCGACGATCCGTTGCTCGATGTGCGAATGGTCGACGGTCGCCAACCCCGTCCTGTCATTGTGGCGGGGCGTACTCCGCTCCCGCTCGACGCCAGGATCTGGGGACGAAACCCGTTGGTGGTGGCCGAATCGGGTTACCAGGGACCCGGAGAACATGTGCCCGTCGCGACCGACGGGGACGGACGGGTCGACGTAGCTGTGCTGGCCCGTCGACTGGGCGAACTCGGCATGCTCGATGTGATGGTCGAGGGTGGCCCTCACCTGGCGAGATCGCTGTTCTCCGCCGGACTCGTCGACAGGGTGGTCATCTACTATGGGGCGAAATTGGCAGGCGGATCGGGAAGAAATGCCTTCGCGGGTTCGTTCGCGACCCTGACGGATGCCCTCGACATGCGCACCAAGTCAGTAGAGCTTCTTGGCGATGACATCCGGGTCGAGCTGCTGCCGAGAGGAACTTGATGTTTACTGGAATAGTGGAAGCGATCGGCGTCGTGACTGCGGTCGCCGTCGATACGGCGGGGATGCGCCTAACGGTTGAAGCGCCGCAGCTCGCTCCCTGGCTGAAAATCGGCGATTCGATCGCGGTCAACGGGACGTGTCTAACCGCCGTCGAACTCACGGAGACGTCGTTTTCGGTCGATGCGGTATTGGAAACCTTGGCCAAGACCAATACCGGCGATTTGTCCGCCGGTTCTCAGGTCAATCTTGAACGGCCCATGAAGGCCGACGGACGATTCGACGGCCACATCGTGCAAGGCCATGTCGATGGAGTCGGTACGGTGACTGGATTGGATCCAGAGGGTGACGGCAAACGGTTCAGCATCACCGTCGACGACGGTCTCAAACGGTATATCGTCGACAAAGGAAGCGTAACGGTCGATGGAGTCAGCCTGACGGTGGCAGCCAACACGGGCGAGGGTTTTCAGATTGCGCTCATACCGCATACTCTGGAGGCAACAATCCTTGGTCGCCGACAGGTCGGTGACCGGGTAAACATCGAGATAGACGTAATCGCCAAATACGTGGAACGTCTCATGGGAGACCGTACATGACTACTGCCAGCATCACTGAAGCCATCGAAGCGATCGCCAACGGCGAGTTTGTGGTGGTGGTCGACGATGAAGATCGGGAAAACGAGGGCGATCTGATCATCGCCGGAGACGCCATGACACCGGAAAAGATGGGTTTCATGGTCCGGTACACCTCGGGCGTGATCTGCTTGGCCGCAGAAGGCACCCGTCTTGATGAATTGCATCTTCCACCGATGGTGACCCACAACACCGAGTCCTTGCGGACTGCGTTCACCATTTCGATCGATTCCACTCACGGGACCACGACGGGTATCTCGGCTGCTGACCGCTCTGCAACCGTCCGGGCGTTTTGCGATCCGACCACCTCAGAACACGATTTTAATCGCCCTGGTCATGTATTCCCTCTGCGGTACCACCCCGGGGGCGTCCTGCGCAGGGCCGGCCACACCGAGGCCGCGGTTGACCTCGCCCGGCTGGCGAATCGATATCCGGCGGGAGTGCTGTGTGAAATGGTCCAGGACGACGGGTCGGTCATGCGGCTGCCAGAGCTGGAACGGTTCGCCAAAGAGCACGAACTCAAGCTCATTACGATCGCCGACCTCATTTCCTACCGTCGAGCCAACGAGCGGGTGGTTCGCAGGATGTCCGAAGCCCGGATCCCAACCGAATACGGCGATTTTCGTGCCGTTGGTTACGAGAGCCTGGTGGACGGACGAGAGCATGTCGCTCTCGTGATGGGCGATGTCGCCGGCAAAAAGGATGTCCTCACCCGGGTCCATTCGGAATGCCTTACCGGAGATGTATTCGGGTCAAAACGATGTGACTGTGGCTACCAACTCGATGACGCCCTCCGACTCATCGCCGAGGAGGGTACGGGAGTGCTTTTGTACATTCGAGGGCACGAAGGGCGCGGGATAGGACTTATGCACAAACTTCAGGCCTACGCGCTGCAGGATCAGGGTCGCGACACGGTCGAGGCCAATATTGACCTCGGTTTTCCGCCGGACGCTCGTGACTATGGGGTGGGTGCGGAAATTCTGACGGATCTTGGTCTGACAACCCTCCGCCTCATGACCAACAATCCGATCAAACGAGCCGGGATCGAGGGCTATGGACTTTCGATCAGTGAACGGGTTCCCCTCCAGACGGCCCCCACGCTTGAGAACCGGTCCTATCTCGAAACCAAGGCTGCCAAACTTGGCCACGATCTGACGTTCGATTCAGAATGAAACCGGTGCGGGTGGCCGTCGTTACTGCCGAATTCAACGGGGACGTCACTGCTGCTCTGCGCGATGGAGCCTTGGCCGCCCTGCGCGACGCCGGGGTGAAGGAAGTCGTTGATGTTGCGGTCGCAGGAGCGCTTGAACTGCCGGTCCTCGCCAGGGTGCTGGCTGCCACGTGTGACGCGGTCATCGCCATCGGTGCGGTTATCGAGGGGGAGACGGATCATTACGTCCATGTCTGCACTCAGACGTCCGCCGGCCTCATGCAAGTGAGCGTCGAAACCGGAGTCCCGATCGGTAACGCTGTCCTGACGGTCCGAACCTATGAGCACGCCAGAGAACGAAGTCTGCCCGGTCCAGGGAACAAGGGTGCGGAAGCAGTGCAGGCGGCCCTCCAGGCGGTAGCCGCCATCCGTTCACTGTCGGATTGACCTGACCGGTTGGCGTCGGCCACATTGACACGTAGTGGCCACCCCGTATACTGACCCGACAATCGATACGAAAGTGGAGGCTGCTGCTTCCCACCCGGCCACCCAACTCAC is from Acidimicrobiia bacterium and encodes:
- the ribD gene encoding bifunctional diaminohydroxyphosphoribosylaminopyrimidine deaminase/5-amino-6-(5-phosphoribosylamino)uracil reductase RibD is translated as MEHMVRALELASRQRPHPNPRVGAVIVNAQGEVIGEGAHVAPGSDHAEIVALKSASADVAGSTIYVTLEPCSHHGRTPPCADALIAAGVSKVVVAAIDPDTNVAGSGVARLEAAGIEVVTGVKADESEAMDPGYFHHRRLGRSRITLKMALTLDGNAAAADGTSQWITGDLARQDSHRLRAESDAVLVGSGTVIADDPLLDVRMVDGRQPRPVIVAGRTPLPLDARIWGRNPLVVAESGYQGPGEHVPVATDGDGRVDVAVLARRLGELGMLDVMVEGGPHLARSLFSAGLVDRVVIYYGAKLAGGSGRNAFAGSFATLTDALDMRTKSVELLGDDIRVELLPRGT
- a CDS encoding riboflavin synthase, with product MFTGIVEAIGVVTAVAVDTAGMRLTVEAPQLAPWLKIGDSIAVNGTCLTAVELTETSFSVDAVLETLAKTNTGDLSAGSQVNLERPMKADGRFDGHIVQGHVDGVGTVTGLDPEGDGKRFSITVDDGLKRYIVDKGSVTVDGVSLTVAANTGEGFQIALIPHTLEATILGRRQVGDRVNIEIDVIAKYVERLMGDRT
- a CDS encoding bifunctional 3,4-dihydroxy-2-butanone-4-phosphate synthase/GTP cyclohydrolase II, with product MTTASITEAIEAIANGEFVVVVDDEDRENEGDLIIAGDAMTPEKMGFMVRYTSGVICLAAEGTRLDELHLPPMVTHNTESLRTAFTISIDSTHGTTTGISAADRSATVRAFCDPTTSEHDFNRPGHVFPLRYHPGGVLRRAGHTEAAVDLARLANRYPAGVLCEMVQDDGSVMRLPELERFAKEHELKLITIADLISYRRANERVVRRMSEARIPTEYGDFRAVGYESLVDGREHVALVMGDVAGKKDVLTRVHSECLTGDVFGSKRCDCGYQLDDALRLIAEEGTGVLLYIRGHEGRGIGLMHKLQAYALQDQGRDTVEANIDLGFPPDARDYGVGAEILTDLGLTTLRLMTNNPIKRAGIEGYGLSISERVPLQTAPTLENRSYLETKAAKLGHDLTFDSE
- the ribH gene encoding 6,7-dimethyl-8-ribityllumazine synthase translates to MKPVRVAVVTAEFNGDVTAALRDGALAALRDAGVKEVVDVAVAGALELPVLARVLAATCDAVIAIGAVIEGETDHYVHVCTQTSAGLMQVSVETGVPIGNAVLTVRTYEHARERSLPGPGNKGAEAVQAALQAVAAIRSLSD